A window of Bradyrhizobium sp. AZCC 1719 genomic DNA:
CGGCATCGCCTACGTGCCGTTCTTTCCGCTCGGCGGGTTCACTCCCCTGCAATCGTCCACTCTAACCGATGTCGCTGCCCGCCTTGGTGCAACGTCGATGCAGGTAGCGCTTTCTTGGCTGCTTCGACGGGCGCCCAACATCCTCCCTATCCCCGGCACCTCGTCCGTCGCGCATCTGCGCGAGAATCTCGCCGCAGCCGAACTCGATTTACCGGATGATGCAATGGATGAGCTGAATGGCCTTGCCGGCAGCCCCGGTTGAGACGGTTTCCAGGCGCAGCATGGTGCCAGTGCTGCCTCATGGCAAATTGGGGCCGACAGTATGAAAATGGAAAAACGCTCATGGACATCGGACGTCGCAATGCCTTCAAGACCCTGGCCGGCGCTACCCTCGCCGCCGCAACCGCCCCGCGGGCTCTCGCACGTTCTGGCGAGATTGAATCCCGGATTGCCCGCTTGAATGGCTGCGACATTCATTATCGGGTCGCGGGTTCCGGTCCCACCGTCGTGCTGCTCCACGGGTGGCCGCAAACGTCCTTCGCATGGTTAGGCGTGATGCACAGGCTGGCCGACCGATACCGCTTGATCGCGCCCGACATCAGGGGCACCGGCCTCTCGGAGAAGACAGTCTCTGGATACGACAAGCGCACCATCGCCGAGGACGTCCGGCAATTGATCCAACTGGAAGCGGACGGTCGCGCGCATCTCGTCGGTCACGATATGGGCGGCAAGGCGGCGCTTGTCCTCGCCCTACTGGCGCCGGAGTCCGTCTCGAGGTTGGTGCTCGTCGATTGTTCGGTGCCGGGCACGGAGAACATGGACCCATCGCGCGGCGGCCTGTGGCACTACGGGTTCCACATGGCGCCCGAGATTCCGGAACTTTTAACGAAGGGCCGCGAACGCGACTATATCGCGGCTCAGATCAAGTCATGGTGTCATCGCAAGGACGCGGTGACGGACGAGGCGATCTCCGAATACGCCTCGCATTACGCGAAGCCGGGCGGGATGACGGCCGGGTTCAACCTTTATCGGGCGCTCAAGACCGACGCCGCCCTGGTGGCTTCGTTGAGCGATCGCCGGCTTGTCATGCCGGTGATGACCATCGGTGGTCGCCACAGCGTCGGCGACAAGCTCGCCCAGCAAGTCGCGCCGCGCTGCGACCGACATGTGGGCGTCGTCATCGAGGACAGCGGTCACTTCGTTGCTGAGGAAGCTGAGAGTACGTTCTGCGACCACATCGTCCGGTTCCTCAGCGCCTAAGCACTTGACGACTTACATCATACCGCTGTGCGAATGATCGACACGTCGATTGTTCGCGTGCATCAGCACGGAGCTAGATCTAGTCGTTCGGATGATGCGAGGCCCCATTTCTACTTTGCATGGGGTTGTTTTCGCAATTTTTGGTCCCGCTCTTCGTTGCTCTAGTGCCCGCCTAGATAGGCTGCGATCAGCTTCGGGTCGTGGATCAGGGTGTCCGCCGGCCCCGACTGGATGATCTCGCCGGTTTCCAGCACATAGCCATAGTCTGCGGTCTCCAGCGCGGCGCGGGCGTTCTGCTCGACGAGCAGGACCGACACGCCGAGGCTCCGCAGCGAGGCGATGGTGCGGAAGATTTCCCGGACGATGAGCGGCGCAAGGCCGAGACTGGGTTCGTCGAGCACCAGGAGTTTCGGCTTCGCCATCAGCGCGCGCCCAAGCGCCAGCATTTGCCGCTCGCCGCCCGACAGCGTGCCGGCGGCTTGCTTGCTGCGCTCCTTCAGCCGCGGAAAGCGGTCGAACACATCGTCGAGGCTTTTGCGCGTCGTCGAGCGATCGCGCAGGCTGTAGGTGCCGAGCAACAGATTGTCGGCGACCGACAGATCGGCGAACAGCTCGCGTTTCTCGGGCACGAGGCAGAGACCACGCTCGACGCGTCCCTCGACGTCGATCCGCGCGAGATCGTTGCCTTGAAAGACCATCCGTCCGGTGGACTTCAGCAGACCGATGGCGGCCATCAGCAGCGTCGTCTTGCCGGCGCCGTTCGGCCCGATCACGGTCACGATCTGACCTTGCTCGACGGAAAGCGAGACGTTCCGCACCGCCTCCACCTTGCCGTAGGCAACCGACACATTCTCGATCGAGAGCATCTGTGTCACGCGACCCCTCCAAGATAGGCTTCCTGGACGCGGGCGTCGTTGCGTATTGCCGCCGGTTCGCCTTCGCAGAGTTTTGAGCCGAAATCGAGTACGACGATGCGGTCGACCAGCGACATCACGAACTCCATGTCGTGCTCGACGAGGAGGATCGTCAGATGGTCGGCGCGAAGCGACCGCAGCAGTTCGGCCAATTTAAGCTTTTCCTGGCGGCGCAGACCGGCCGCCGGCTCGTCGAGCACGAGCAGTGTCGGGTCGGCTGCGAGCGCGCGGGCGATCTCGAGCACGCGCTGATTGCCGAGCGGGAGGTTGCCGGCGAGCTCGAACGGCTTGTCGCCGAGCCCGACCCGCTCGAGCTGCTGCAACGCCTCGTAGCGTGCGCTGGCCTCTTCCGCCTGATTCAGGCGGAGCGCGCCGGCGAGCAGGCCGGTCTTGGTGCGCGAATAGGTGCC
This region includes:
- a CDS encoding alpha/beta fold hydrolase, producing MDIGRRNAFKTLAGATLAAATAPRALARSGEIESRIARLNGCDIHYRVAGSGPTVVLLHGWPQTSFAWLGVMHRLADRYRLIAPDIRGTGLSEKTVSGYDKRTIAEDVRQLIQLEADGRAHLVGHDMGGKAALVLALLAPESVSRLVLVDCSVPGTENMDPSRGGLWHYGFHMAPEIPELLTKGRERDYIAAQIKSWCHRKDAVTDEAISEYASHYAKPGGMTAGFNLYRALKTDAALVASLSDRRLVMPVMTIGGRHSVGDKLAQQVAPRCDRHVGVVIEDSGHFVAEEAESTFCDHIVRFLSA
- a CDS encoding ABC transporter ATP-binding protein, coding for MTQMLSIENVSVAYGKVEAVRNVSLSVEQGQIVTVIGPNGAGKTTLLMAAIGLLKSTGRMVFQGNDLARIDVEGRVERGLCLVPEKRELFADLSVADNLLLGTYSLRDRSTTRKSLDDVFDRFPRLKERSKQAAGTLSGGERQMLALGRALMAKPKLLVLDEPSLGLAPLIVREIFRTIASLRSLGVSVLLVEQNARAALETADYGYVLETGEIIQSGPADTLIHDPKLIAAYLGGH